In Colletotrichum destructivum chromosome 8, complete sequence, the following proteins share a genomic window:
- a CDS encoding Putative CBS domain, inosine-5'-monophosphate dehydrogenase, aldolase-type TIM barrel, with product MPSTNGINGAKVLDSKSALQVLKEYESRDGLDIYELMDTKKHGGLTYNDFLLLPGYIGFPASAVVLDSPVTKRITLKTPFVSSPMDTVTEHEMAIAIALQGGLGVIHHNCSPEEQADMVRKVKRYENGFILDPVVISRDTTVGEAKALKEKWGFGGFPVTETGKLGSKLLGIVTNRDIQFEEDPSQSISTVMVTDLITAPAGIDLPEANKILAKSKKGKLPIVDKDNNLVSMISRSDLNKNQHFPLASKLPDSKQLLCGAAIGTRPEDKNRLKLLVDAGLDVVILDSSQGNSMYQVEMIQWIKKEFPGLDVVGGNVVTREQAATLIEAGVDGIRIGMGSGSACITQEVMAVGRPQAAAVHSVSSFAARFGVPCIADGGVQNVGHVVKGLALGASTVMMGGLLAGTTESPGTSFVSREGKLVKAYRGMGSIDAMQDKKAGSGGKDSQKSNAGTARYFSEGDSVLVAQGVTGSVAHRGPISRFIPYLAAGLKHSMQDCGIQSLKELRESVDNGTLRFELRTSSAQMEGNVNMESYEKKLFA from the exons ATGCCCTCCACCAACGGAATCAACGGCGCCAAGGTGCTCGACTCCAAGTCTGCCCTCCAGGTCTTGAAGGAGTACGAGAGCCGTGATGGCCTCGACATCTACGAGCTCATGGACACCAAGAAGCACGGTGGTCTGACCTACAATGACTTCCTGCTGCTTCCCGGCTACATTGGCTTCCCCGCCTCTGCCGTCGTCCTGGACTCTCCCGTCACGAAGAGAATCACCCTTAAGACCCCCTTCGTCTCCTCCCCCATGGATACCGTCACCGAGCACGAGATGGCTATTGCCATCGCTCTCCAGGGTGGTCTGGGTGTCATCCACCACAACTGCTCGCCCGAGGAGCAGGCCGACATGGTTCGCAAGGTCAAGCGCTACGAGAACGGCTTCATCCTGGACCCCGTCGTCATCAGCCGCGATACCACTGTCGGCGAAGCGAAAGCTCTGAAGGAGAAGTGGGGATTCGGAGGTTTCCCCGTCACAG AGACCGGTAAGCTCGGCTCTAAGCTGCTGGGTATCGTTACGAACCGCGACATCCAGTTCGAGGAGGATCCCAGCCAGTCTATTTCCACGGTCATGGTCACTGACCTGATCACCGCACCCGCCGGCATTGATCTCCCCGAGGCCAACAAGATCCTggccaagtccaagaagggcaagctgcccatcgtcgacaaggacAACAACCTGGTCTCCATGATTTCCCGCTCCGATCTTAACAAGAACCAGCACTTCCCCCTGGCCTCCAAGTTGCCCGACAGCAAGCAGCTTCTCTGCGGTGCCGCTATCGGCACCCGCCCCGAGGACAAGAACCGCCtcaagctcctcgtcgatgccggcctcgacgtcgtcatcctcgacagCTCCCAAGGTAACAGCATGTACCAGGTCGAGATGATCCAGTGGATCAAGAAGGAGTtccccggcctcgacgtcgtcggcggaaACGTCGTCACTCGTGAGCAGGCTGCCACCCTTATTGAGGCTGGTGTCGACGGTATCCGCATCGGTATGGGCAGCGGCTCCGCCTGCATCACGCAGGAGGTCATGGCCGTCGGCCGCCCCCAGGCTGCCGCCGTTCACTCTGTCAGCAGCTTCGCCGCCCGCTTCGGCGTTCCCTGCATTGCCGACGGTGGTGTCCAGAACGTTGGCCACGTCGTCAAGggtcttgccctcggcgcctctACCGTCATGATGGGTGGTCTCTTGGCTGGTACTACCGAGTCCCCCGGTACCTCTTTCGTCTCCCGTGAGGGTAAACTCGTCAAGGCCTACCGTGGCATGGGCAGCATCGACGCCATGCAGGACAAGAAGgctggcagcggcggcaaggacaGTCAGAAGAGCAATGCTGGCACTGCCCGTTACTTCTCCGAGGGCGATAGCGTCCTTGTTGCGCAGGGTGTTACCGGCTCGGTTGCCCACAGAGG TCCCATCAGCAGATTCATTCCCTACCTGGCTGCTGGTCTCAAGCACTCCATGCAGGACTGCGGTATTCAGTCTCTCAAGGAGCTCCGCGAGTCTGTTGACAACGGCACCCTCCGCTTCGAGCTCCGTACCTCCAGCGCCCAGATGGAGGGTAACGTGAACATGGAGTcgtacgagaagaagctATTTGCCTGA
- a CDS encoding Putative major facilitator superfamily, MFS transporter superfamily: MAKPTKPKLPSKQLAILAIARFAEPLALTSVFPYLPEMISSFGVEQNDVAKWAGYTSAVFSLSQSVTAVAWGRASDRIGRKPAIIIGLISTMVFFVVWGMSTSLPMAIIVRAILGSGNGNVGIIRTMVAEMVPEKELQPRAFSIMPLIWSVGSIFGPAFGGFFANPARRFPALFGDSWFFNAYPFALPNLIAAVFFLISVATATLFLKETLESKRHKPDWGLLLGERLTRPFRRSRPHNYHHAHVRRTSFVDGEATAPLVPTKLNPPAQPLDDSKQSAEAPSMKEIFTAQTSINLLCYTFLALHSVAYDQILPVFLHHPKQVHNPENTHLPFQFSGGFGLSSDRIGTIFTIYGITCGVIQFFVFPPLCNYFGVLRCFRACAVTFPLVYILTPYVVLFESNFGRYAALMVVMFTKAFAVIIGFPCMTILLTNSASSLRILGTLNGFATMFSGFGRAFGPAAAGAAFSWGVARGYVIVAYWFLALTAVLGAIPVYMLFDYDALTQTPDASDDEEQDESVSDEGYVSEGSVVASGSGQGASAETAPLLGAKNGAAGYDAVSPSRS; the protein is encoded by the exons ATGGCCAAACCAACGAAGCCAAAGTTGCCATCGAAGCAACTGGCCATCTTGG CTATTGCGCGATTCGCGGAGCCCCTCGCTTTGACGTCCGTCTTTCCCTATCTCCCGGAAATGATCAGCAGTTTCGGCGTTGAACAGAACGATGTCGCAAAATGGGCCGGCTACACCTCCGCCGTTTTCTCACTTTCTCAGAGCGTGACCGCCGTGGCGTGGGGTAGAGCCTCCGACCGGATCGGAAGGAAGCCAGCGATCATCATCGGTTTGATTTCAACCATGGTGTTCTTCGTTGTCTGGGGCATGTCCACGAGCTTGCCGATGGCAATTATCGTGCGAGCTATCCTGGGCAGCGGAAACGGAAACG TTGGCATCATCCGGACTATGGTGGCGGAAATGGTTCCCGAGAAGGAGCTGCAGCCTCGAGCGTTCTCCATCATGCCCCTGATCTGGTCCGTTGGCTCCATCTTTGGTCCAGCCTTTggcggcttcttcgccaACCCCGCCCGCCGTTTCCCTGCCCTGTTCGGCGACAGCTGGTTTTTCAACGCATACCCGTTTGCTCTGCCGAACCTGATCGCCGctgtcttcttcctcatctccgTCGCGACGGCCACCCTCTTCCTAAAGGAAACCCTCGAGAGCAAGCGCCATAAGCCCGACTGGGGTCTCCTCTTGGGCGAACGCCTCACCCGTCCGTTCCGCCGCTCCCGCCCTCACAACTACCACCATGCCCACGTCCGGCGCACTTCTTTCGTCGACGGTGAggcaacggcgccgttggtCCCTACCAAGCTGAACCCCCCGGCCCAGCCGCTCGATGACAGCAAGCAGTCCGCAGAGGCGCCGAGTATGAAGGAGATATTCACCGCGCAGACGAGCATCAACCTGCTGTGCTACACCTTTCTCGCCTTGCACTCTGTTGCATATGACCAGATCCTTCCTGTTTTTCTTCATCACCCCAAGCAGGTCCACAATCCCGAGAACACACACCTGCCTTTCCAGTTTTCCGGCGGCTTCGGTCTCAGCTCGGACCGCATCGGCACCATCTTCACCATTTACGGCATCACCTGCGGCGTGATCCAGTTCTTTGtcttccctcctctctgCAACTATTTCGGTGTCCTTCGCTGCTTCCGTGCTTGTG CCGTCACCTTCCCCCTCGTCTATATTCTCACTCCCTACGTGGTCCTCTTCGAGAGTAACTTTGGCCGCTACGCCGCGCTCATGGTGGTCATGTTCACCAAGGCCTTCGCTGTCATCATCGGCTTCCCCTGCATGACGATCCTGCTCACCAACTCGGCCTCATCGCTGCGCATCCTCGGCACACTCAACGGCTTCGCCACCATGTTCAGCGGCTTTGGGCGTGCCTTcgggcccgccgccgctggtgcCGCCTTCAGCTGGGGCGTCGCCCGCGGTTACGTCATCGTCGCCTACTGGTTCCTCGCGCTGACGGCGGTGCTCGGCGCCATCCCCGTCTACATGCTCTTCGACTACGATGCCCTTACGCAGACGCCCGACGCgagtgacgacgaggagcaggacgAGAGCGTTAGCGACGAGGGATACGTCAGCGAGGGCAGCGTTGTCGCTTCCGGCAGCGGGCAGGGCGcgtcggcggagacggcgccTTTACTCGGGGCCAAGAACGGCGCGGCGGGATACGACGCCGTCAGTCCTTCCCGGTCGTAG
- a CDS encoding Putative PA domain, transferrin receptor-like, dimerization domain, peptidase M28 yields MAHEDRYDDKMSDERTPLITNVYVGAPRRRYPNHVLRRFCTVALSSLLIFWSIFFVIALFFDEPPRHHKHHHHGWSWTNDVNRGPITHEELQKILFEVPSSEKAEEWSRYYTAGPHLAGQNYSQALWTKEKWESWGIQSDIVSYDVYLNYPIDHSLSLLSKSKDDEESSWKVEFKAALEEDILEEDPSSGLEDRVPTFHGYSASGNVTGSFVFVNYGTYQDYEDLVKANVSLEGKIIIAKYGGIFRGLKIKRAQELGAIGALLYSDPGDDGKVTEENGYEAYPNGPARHPSAVQRGSAQFLSHRPGDPTTPGYPSKPGVPRAPVDDATPSIPSIPISYADALPILKALNGHGPSVTDFNKYWNRNLGLKYKGVEYNIGPSPDDVVLNLYNEQNYTTTPLWNVIGIVNGTIPNEVVVIGNHRDAWIAGGAGDPNSGSAVLNEVIRGVGIAVASGWKPTRTIVFASWDGEEYSLIGSTEWVEEYLPWLSQASVAYVNVDVGVRGPHFNPSAAPLLHRVLREVTHLVPSPNQTIPGQTVGDVWNGHISTMGSGSDFTAFQDFAGIPSLDFGFGGENDEVVYQYHSNYDSFHWMKEFGDPGFVYHRTMAQILGLVVAELSNVPVIRFNATDYAHALTAYVDQVEAKLSAAEPTSDEELFRMRASVVVADADARGSLSQFRASLQILRTSIAALREKTEKLDATASWVDWELKSDIPWWNLLRKIKVALAFVWVNKSYKGFERHFLYPGGLDGRSWFKHVVFAPGLWTGYSGAVFPGLQESIDAKDFNNALKWTGIINECIASATKSI; encoded by the exons ATGGCACACGA AGATCGCTACGACGACAAAATGTCTGATGAGCGGACGCCGCTGATCACCAATGTTTATGTTGgtgcgccgcgccgccggtACCCGAACCATGTCCTCCGTCGCTTCTGCACTGTCGCGCTCTCATCCCTCCTCATTTTCTggtccatcttcttcgtaatcgccctcttcttcgacgagcCGCCTCGTCACCACAAACACCATCATCACGGCTGGTCCTGGACCAACGACGTCAACCGTGGTCCCATCACCCATGAGGAGTTACAAAAGATCCTGTTCGAGGTCCCTTCTTCTGAAAAGGCCGAGGAATGGAGCAGATATTACACGGCCGGCCCTCATCTCGCCGGTCAAAACTACTCCCAA GCTCTGTGGACCAAAGAAAAGTGGGAGTCGTGGGGCATCCAGTCCGACATTGTCTCCTACGACGTTTACCTAAACTATCCCATCGATCACAGCCTTTCCCTGCTTTCCAAGTCAAAGGATGACGAAGAGTCCTCGTGGAAGGTGGAGTTCAAGGCCGctctcgaggaggacatccTCGAGGAAGACCCATCGTCCGGCCTGGAAGACAGGGTGCCTACCTTCCATGGCTACTCTGCCAGCGGCAATGTGACGGGCTCATTTGTGTTTGTGAACTACGGCACGTACCAGGACTACGAGGACCTTGTCAAGGCCAACGTCAGCTTGGAGGGCAagatcatcatcgccaagtATGGTGGCATCTTCCGCGGCCTCAAGATCAAGCGCGCCCAGGAGCTTGGTGCCATCGGCGCTCTCCTGTACAGTGATcccggcgatgatggcaagGTCACCGAGGAGAACGGATACGAGGCATACCCCAACGGCCCTGCCCGCCACCCGAGCGCCGTTCAGCGCGGCAGCGCCCAGTTCCTCAGCCACAGGCCCGGAGACCCCACTACCCCCGGTTACCCCTCCAAGCCCGGCGTGCCCCGCGctcccgtcgacgacgcgacTCCTTCCATCCCGTCTATCCCCATCTCCTACGCTGATGCTCTCCCCATTCTCAAAGCTCTCAACGGCCACGGCCCCTCGGTGACAGATTTCAACAAGTACTGGAACCGAAACCTCGGGCTCAAGTACAAGGGCGTCGAGTACAACATCGGCCCGTCGCCTGACGATGTGGTTCTGAACCTCTACAATGAGCAGAACTACACCACCACGCCCCTCTGGAACGTCATTGGCATTGTCAACGGCACCATCCCTAACGAGGTTGTGGTTATTGGCAACCATCGTGATGCTTGGATTGCTG GTGGTGCTGGCGATCCTAACAGCGGCTCTGCCGTTCTCAATGAGGTCatccgcggcgtcggcatcgcaGTCGCCAGCGGCTGGAAACCCACGCGTACCATTGTCTTCGCCAGCTGGGACGGCGAGGAGTACTCCCTGATCGGCAGCACTGAGTGGGTTGAGGAATACCTCCCCTGGCTTTCCCAGGCGTCGGTCGCCTacgtcaacgtcgacgtcggtgtTCGCGGACCCCACTTCAACCCATCCGCCGCGCCCCTTCTCCACCGTGTCCTCCGCGAGGTCACCCACCTCGTCCCGTCCCCTAACCAGACGATCCCCGGCCAGACGGTGGGTGACGTGTGGAATGGGCACATCAGCACCATGGGTTCGGGCTCCGACTTTACCGCCTTCCAGGACTTCGCCGGCATCCCCTCACTCgacttcggcttcggcggcgagaacGACGAGGTCGTCTACCAGTACCACTCCAACTACGACTCGTTCCACTGGATGAAGGAGTTTGGCGACCCAGGTTTCGTCTACCACCGCACCATGGCCCAgatccttggcctcgtcgtcgccgagctgtCCAACGTGCCCGTCATCCGTTTCAACGCGACTGACTACGCTCACGCCCTGACGGCCTACGTCGACCAGGTCGAGGCCAAGCTCTCGGCTGCTGAGCCCACttcggacgaggagctgtTCCGCATGCGcgccagcgtcgtcgtcgccgatgcTGACGCCCGCGGCTCGTTGTCGCAGTTCCGCGCCTCCCTGCAGATCCTCCGCACCTCCATTGCTGCCCTGcgcgagaagacggagaagctcGACGCGACGGCCAGCTGGGTCGACTGGGAACTCAAGTCCGACATCCCCTGGTGGAACCTGCTGCGCAAGATCAAGGTCGCTCTGGCCTTTGTCTGGGTCAACAAGTCCTACAAGGGCTTCGAGCGCCATTTCTTGTACCCGGGCGGCCTGGATGGCCGCAGCTGGTTCAAGCACGTCGTCTTCGCGCCCGGCCTGTGGACCGGATACTCTGGCG CCGTCTTCCCCGGTCTCCAGGAGAGTATCGACGCCAAGGACTTCAACAACGCCCTCAAGTGGACCGGCATCATCAACGAATGCATTGCCTCGGCCACCAAGAGCATTTGA
- a CDS encoding Putative oxidoreductase FAD/NAD(P)-binding, NADH:cytochrome b5 reductase codes for MFARSAFRAAQPLKLQARRYATEPAKGGSSNPALYAGAAAAVAGGAYYFLSGSSAPAAAQKAEAKIKDAVGAAPKKALTGGDQGFVSLKLEDVEIVNHNTKKFRFKLPEDDMVSGLTVASAVLTKYKGPEDEKATLRPYTPTSDEDAKGYVELLVKKYPNGPMSTHMHDMTPGQRLDFKGPLPKYPWSPNKHDHIALVAGGTGITPMYQLARAIFNNPDDKTKVTLVFGNVTEEDILLKKEFSELENTYPQRFRAFYVLDKPPKEWVGNKGYITKDLLKQVLPEPKSENIKVFVCGPPGLMNAVSGNKKSPKDQGELVGALKELGYSPDQVYKF; via the exons CAAGCCCGCCGCTATGCCACCGAGCCCGCCAAGGGCGGCAGCTCCAATCCGGCCCTGTACGCCggtgccgcggccgccgtcgcgggcggcgcctACTACTTCCTTTCCGGTtcctccgcccccgccgcggcccagaaggccgaggccaagatcaaggacgccgtcggtGCGGCACCCAAGAAGGCGCTGACGGGCGGCGACCAGGGCTTCGTGTCGctcaagctcgaggacgtTGAGATCGTCAACCACAACACCAAGAAGTTCCGCTTCAAgctgcccgaggacgacatgGTCTCTGGCCTCACCGTCGCGAGCGCTGTCCTGACCAAGTACAAGGgccccgaggacgagaaggccacGCTGAGGCCGTACACGCCTACCAGCGACGAGG ATGCCAAGGGCTacgtcgagcttctcgtcaAGAAGTACCCCAACGGCCCCATGTCAACGCATATGCACGACATGACGCCCGGCCAGCGGCTCGACTTCAAGGGCCCGCTGCCCAAGTACCCCTGGTCGCCCAACAAGCACGACcacatcgccctcgtcgccggcggcacgGGCATCACGCCCATGTACCAGCTCGCGCGCGCCATCTTCAACAAccccgacgacaagaccaaggtcacgctcgtcttcggcaacgtcaccgaggaggacatcCTGCTCAAGAAGGAGTTCTCGGAGCTCGAGAACACGTACCCCCAGCGCTTCCGCGCCTTCTACGTCCTCGACAAGCCGCCCAAGGAGTGGGTCGGCAACAAGGGCTACATCACCAAGGATCTGCTGAAGCAGGTCCTCCCCGAGCCCAAGAGCGAGAACATCAAGGTCTTCGTCTGCGGCCCCCCCGGGCTGATGAACGCCGTCTCGGGCAACAAGAAGAGCCCCAAGGACCAGGGCGAGCTGGTCGGTGCCCTCAAGGAGCTGGGCTACAGCCCCGACCAGGTCTACAAGTTCTAA